The sequence below is a genomic window from Setaria italica strain Yugu1 chromosome IV, Setaria_italica_v2.0, whole genome shotgun sequence.
AAGAAGTCAAAATGTAATTTCTGATCAAAATAATAAGCGCGGCATGACGAATCATACAGTTTCTTGTCTTGACCAAGCCGATGGATGAAGAAATTACCCTTCTCTTATCAAAACAAGAACGAAGAAACTTCTGAGCAAACTAATGTAGTCCGTGCGACCTTGACCTGTGCAGATGTCTGAGGTGTTCAACCACCGGAATTCGCTGACGGGGAAGATCCCGTCGGGGCTCTTCAACTCGTGCTTCGGCCTCGAGTGCAGCTCATGGGCAGAGGACGCCTCCGCCACCAAGTGCCTGGCGTTCGACGGCTACTTCATCTCCCTCCTCGACCTCCGGCTCGACTGCCGGCCACTCGCCCTCGCCGACCACGTCGTCCGTGACGTGCCGGCGGCGTGGGACCCGTCAGCCATTGCAAGGTACGGACCGGGCACAAGCACCACATCGGCGACCATTTGGTCTTCTCACATTTTATTTACCACTGCTTGAACACCTTAATTTCTCGTATAACTATATTGTTTGTAGTAACAAAATTATAATCATAAAAGATATTTGTAAATAGGAGTAATACAAAATAGGATACGAGCAAGCAAACTTAGGTGATCAAGCGCAGTGCTTAACTTGAGGGAATGGCTCAGCTCTTAACCTCATCCGGTGACCAAGTGATTGGTTTTGTCGCTTCCAAGAGCGCACATCGTCCACCACACGTTTGCCATGTGGTGTGAAAAACCGTATGCATGGGTGGAAAATGACTAGACCAGGCAAGAAGCAGCAGCCTGCAAGTTGCAGACTGCATAGAAAGCTACTTGCAGGACTGACTTGTTCTAACCTTCCAGGTCTTCGATTGATATATCTGAACATCAGCATGAATCAATTTAGACATCAGCATGAATCAATTCAtacgtgtcacatcaatgtgCATGGCTCAAAGAAATGAAAACTAAAAATGAAAGTATGTTTCTATCAATGTTTTGTTAAAAGAAGGTTTTCATTCTTCTATACAGAGTTAAGTAAACAAACTTTCACCAGTACTTACTAGATGGTACAAACTGAGCAGAGTTCTCTAAACATGTCACATTTGAGGGACTGATTAAACAAAAACAACACAAACCGGATGGGTTAGTCAAACCCGTATGAATATCAATATGACTCACTCTGAAATGTGGTGTGCAGTTTCATCGAGAAGTATGGGACCCATATCGTTGTTGGACTGAGCTTGGGTGGCCAGGATGTGGTGTATGTGAAGCAGGACAACTCGTCTCCACTGTCTCCATCTGAGATCAAGGAGCACTTGGACAGGCTAGGCGACCAGCTCTTCACCGGGACATGCACTCTGCCCCCTTCAAACCGCAAATCCAGGGACCACAAATTTAAGGTTAACAAATCATGTTCATTAATGTCAAATTCAAAGTTAAATTATGGACTCAACGTCCACCAGAAAATCAGGAAGATGAACTGAGAGGTGCCGGAACTTTCATTACTCTGATGGCAACAGGTCCCCGAGGCCTTCAATGTATTTGATGCCCAAGTGACACGGCAAAAGCTTGAAGGAATGATTGCTCCAGTATCCTGCAAAGAGGTATTGTAGCTCAGTACTTTGACAAGTTGCAAATAAGAGTGAGTTAGGAGCTGTAGAGACCAGGATATAAGTTATTCCATTATCTAGAAAGAGTGACCAGAGAATCTTCAGGCTTCATGCAGTGAACCTTCTAATTGTGAACTGCACTGATGCAGGGTGTGACAGTGATACACTCCAAGAGGGGAGGGAATGCAGCAGCGAGCGACCACTCAGAGTGGCTGCTCACTGTGATGGCAATGCCGGAAGCAATCAACTTCAAGCTTGTGCCCATCACATCCCTTCTCAAGGGAGTAACTGGTGTGGGCTTCCTGTCTCATGCCATAAACCTGTACCTCAGATGTAAGATCTTCCTCCCACCCATTTAGCTAATCCATCTGCTAAGTGCATAGAAACTTCAAACTTTAAGAATTGGCACAATTGGTGAAATGAATCATAAGCTATATCTCAGTAAAAGTGAAAGCAATTCAGTAAGAACAATATTCCTGTTATGAATTGTGCTTATTCTGTTATGTTATTCATCCCTGCTACGTTGCAAATACTAAAAGTTTATGATCATGCCACTGTTTCTTAACAGACAAACCTCCAAAGGAAGAACTGAGGTACTTCCTGGACTTCCAGCACCACAGATTGTGGGCCCCAGTAAACAGTGACCTACCACTTGGTCCCTGCTCGAACCGACAAGGTGCTAGCCCGGCATTGCACTTCCGCCTTGTAGGTTCAAAGCTATATGTCAGCTCAAGCGAGGTAAAATATTATCGCACATTACTTTTATTTGTACatctgaaattcaaaaaaaaatcattcacaTTAACCATGTGGCTAAATTGAAATGCAGGTGATTGTTCCAAGATTACCGGTCACCGGGATGAGATTGCATCTGGAGGGCAAGAAAAACAACCGGTTAGCAAAATTTACTTGCAGCTCTGTTCATATATTTTCTCTGAATTCTGGCTGAACATACTGCATAAATGATAAAACTAACCTAGGTTCCAACCCTTTCATACCAATATCAGGTTAGGCATCCACCTGCAACATCTGTCGAACACCCCAACGTTCATCAAGGAGAGATCAGCCAAGCAGCCGATATGGCGCGGATCAGAGATGATCTCCGACGAGCGGTACTACGAGCCGGTCCAGTGGAGAATGTTTGCCCATGTCTGCACGGTGCCGGTGAAGTACGATCCTCGCTGGGGCAGCACAGCCGGCTCACCATCGGCGTACATCGTCTCCGGCGCTCAGCTCCACGTCAAGGCTCATGACTCGACCAACATACTCCACCTCAGGCTTTTGTACACCGAGCTGCTGGGGTACAAGGTGGTGCAGTCCAAATGGGCGCACAACACGGTGAGGCTGTCGGGGAAAGGGAGCTTCCTGTCCATGTCATTGGTGGCATCTTCGGGTGCCGTTGAGGAGGAGCGGCAGCCGGCGAGGGTTCACATCGACTCCGGCGTGTTCGCCGGCGGGCCACCCGTGCCCGTTGGGACCCAGAGGCTGCTCAAGTTTGTCGAGACGTCTCAGGTGACCATGGGGCCACAGGACAGTCCTGGGTACTGGCTGGTCACCGGCGCGAAGCTGGATGTTGAGAAAGGGAAGATCTCCCTGCACGTCAAGTTCTCCCTGCTTGCTCCAGTTCCCTGACAAGGATTAGAAGAACTGTACAGTACTCTGCTGCTAGGAGAAAGCCTCTGTAAAATCCAACTTCCTAACTCGCCATCCACATTCCCATTTTTGTGCATATCTGCAAAATGCCAAAATTAGGAGATTCTTTGTGCAGTAATGGTAATATGCAAAGTGATAGAATTACCTAAATAGTCCAGCTTTATGGCCTGTTACCTACTCTAGGCTcgtattttttattatttgtgTTGCATATTCTCCAACTTAATAGATGTATAGCCATCATCCATGCTAATCATTTGTTTAGATCTAAAAACTTTCGAAAAACATATATTTCAGTTGAGACTCTAAAAAAAATTTGACGAAATTTCGGCGACATTTCACGATTTTCGATAATTTTGGtggtgaaagaaaaaaaacgaaACTGAAATTCAAAACCCTGGTGTATTCACAATAAAGCACATCCATAGTTGTAATAGTAAATTCGGGTTTTTCTTTCGGTCACCATCGCTGAAATTTGAAACCATGGGGAGAAGCTGCCCCGTGCAAGGTATGGCTACTACCTGCCAGCCATATACCTAAAGCTTGAGAACGGTGGGAGTTGGATGGTTCTTGGCTCCAACTCACTCGTAGAAACTGGCAATGGCAAGGCTGCATGCCTAGGATTTGTTGAGATGAAGCAGGAGGTGGCTGATGGCCCAAAGCTGGCGATTGTGGTTGGGACGCAGCTGATGCAGGATAACCTGATGCTCTTCAACCTGGAGGAGGGGCGGCTTGGTTTCAGCGGGCTATTGAGGTGGAGCAGTACTAATTGTGGCAACTTTGATTTCAGCTATGGTGCTTCTAGGATCGAGACTTCATCTGGAGCTGCGGCCTTTTAGGTCTTCTAGCCATTTATCTATTTAAAAAACTGTCCGCACCCATAGACAGGGCCGGTCCTGAGATTTGGGAGGCCCGGGGCGAAAGTAAAACTCAGGGccctttaatataaacattataacaaatatatatgaaatgttaccaataaatacttaaatgtatctaaaagcaatattcatgAAATGCTAGACTTGAAGATCTtacagcagaaacaaaaaactttgtcAACATCCTTCgaataaactaaccattttctatcatgtacctctccattgcttaattttctagaataatgagcatatgaaaaacgtcttgaggcagcatctagaggaaattcgatattttcttctcttataggccctttctcgactaatatgtctcttgctttattatcaagattatcccaatttcttggatcataaatatctgaagtgtaaaCTGGTTGCTCATCAATACTAACAGAATATGCATGTGCACCTGACGCATATACTATATTCTcagtcacttacattgttatcatcgacgttgatgttaacattttctttctgattcccattagttggttcatccacaacaactattgccaactcatctgggttcGTCGAAGCGCTTGTATTACTCCCAGGGCCCTgattactcttgcaaaatttatccatagctcctctctgtgattctatcaactcatccacacgtctttttcttttccttttctcgttacctaattcatattttctagacgacatgatattccacagtgctgaaattattataaatacacaatagttataaatcagttaagattaaataacttgtgatagtgaattaataattactggtatggagaattggggaattggTAATCGAATCACCTGATCACAGAAGCGAATTGACGATCTCCTAGCTGATCTCTGCCCGTTCGCCGTTCCGCCGAGGGGTGGTGGGCGCGCGATGCGAGTGGGAGAGAGGACCAGCGGCAGGATGAGGCGATAGGGAATTAGGGATGAGGGGGTGCGGTAGATGAATTGGACCCTTTTTTTAACCACGAAGTGGGCCCACCTTAATGTCACCTGTGAACCATTGTGGGCGGGGCAGTAACAATGGCTACCTTTTTCTGGACCCCCACCTTAATGCTATTTGGAACATAAGCATTGCCTTTGTCCTAAGAATTGTGTTACCGTTACTATGCCCCTAGGATTTGGGGGCCCGGGGCGGCCGCAcaccctccccccccccctccccccctcccccccgggCGACCCTGCCcatagaaataatatcccacaAACACCCCATGTTGGCAATGGAGAGCCATGGACACCTCAACCAGTCAACCTCATGCACTGATGCACGCCACACACCATCGGTGATATGCCTAGATGCAATCACAAACTAAGATGATGATTATATGAGCCTTGTGTTGTTTGCTCCCTGGATAAATGTCATTTACATTGGTCTACAAGTAGATGACTCTCTCTCAATTCTATTGAGGTACAGGGGTAATAACTAGAGACCAAAGAGCAAGTTGTTATGTTGGCGCTAAGTTATTGCAGCATTTACAGTTGATGTGACCTGTTCGTTAGCTCTGGCTAACTTTCGATTATTTGTAATCAAAGGTACCAACCAGGTCTAGATAATCGATAGGGGTTAGTTAACATTCAATTTTCTTTGTGGTGCATTCACTGCAGGGATCTAACTTGCTACTGTAAAACAGACAAATGTAGTACTTTTCCATATAAGACCTTATTACTTTAGAGGACAGATATGCATTTAACAGACATCATGAAATGTATCACTTGTTCTTCACACAAAAAGATGTATGGCTAAATGCAGAAACTATTTTGGCAAAGCATACTAGAACCGCAGCAATGTGACAACCATTGTATCAATATTCAACAGCATGAGATACAGTTGTTTTATAATTTGGCAGAACAAATACTGAAAAATTGATCGGTATATTGTAAAATTATTTGTCAATGGAAATACTAATGGTTTAGCAAATAATATGCCAATACAAATAAAAATTCAGCAAAGTGTAACAGTTGCATATCAGTTACTTGAATTTTCCTAGAGGTAGGCTCGTTTGGAGCATAGGATTTATTGCAAATATTCTTCAGTGCCAACATCATAAATACCATTTGCTTTACAGGTGCCCGAAGGTTGCGTAGTTAGAGGTGTAAGGAAATCCTGCAATTCTTCAGCTATAACTACCTCCTCCCAACGGCAGCCCTGAGAAGTTCACTCATGGGAAATGGGCAGCTTGCCACAAGGTGCTTGTGACCCTCGGTTGCTATCACAGAGAAGTTCACTCATGGGAAATGGGCAGCTTGCCACGAGGTGCTTGTGACCCTCGGTTGCTATCACAGCCTCAAGATTTACAGGAGAATCAAAAATGAATTTGACGCATCTGGTCTTCAGCAGGGAGCAGCTGTGCTGCTCCGCTAGAGCCAAATTTGTGGCAACCCGCGACCATACCCACATCGATGCCACTGCAAAGCTTTTCTTGGCACATCAACTTAAGCCTGGTCAGTCCAAACCTATCGGCAGCTGAAAGAAGATGCTGTGCCATGGCCATCGACTCTTCACGCCCTATATCACCGATATGCTGTGGAGCGAGCTCAGGGCATGTGTCGGTGTAGATGAAATGGAGCATGGCCTTGAAGACTCCAGATGTTGTTTTTCAAAAAGCAAAGACATTGTTGTTCACATTTACGGAATATAGAAATGATCAGAAAACAATTTTTATTGGTAATTTTAGAATTCCACCTCAAAAACATGAAATTAAACTATTTTTACCTTCACAATTGTACTGACATCTCCGAGAACTGGGCATTGAACTGGTCAGTACAATCTCTATCCTTCCAAACTGCCAACACTACTCGTGGGCGTGTAGCAAGTGTTACTACTTGTAATAATAGTGAACTGATCCTCTTCTTTGAGGAGGTTGAAGCCAGAATATTATCCATTATATAAAAAAACACTACTTGAAGTCGTGTGTCGGTGTTTTTGCTTCTAAAAAATGAATCATGATTCATATGATGGCATTCGCTGAATCAAAATGCAGGCCTGGAGATCTCTTCACTTGATCCTAACACGACATTCGCTGGATCGGTAATCAACGGTTAAACGTCCCCATTATGTTTATCCCAACTAACCATACAATTATCCATCAGCAGGCTTTGTGGCCGACTGGTGGCCCAAGAGAAATTAATGGCGAAATATTAACTTGGCCAAATGCTCCGCTCCTACCGGCTTCTGAACAGAATCCTTTAAGGATCGACATCAGAGAGAGAGGAGACGGGAGATGGGTGTACCTTCGGCGGCGAACGATCACCGGCACACTATCGGCGCGGCGGAGGATGCTCGCTCTGCGCCTCTGCCCCAGCCCACAGCTGACCCCGACGGCctccgccacggcgccgccctCTAGAGTCTGGAAGACTGGAAGCCGGAAAGAGGGGAGTCGGCCGCTGGCGGCTGATGGAGGCTAGAGGGCCGAGGGCCCGCAAGCGGGGAAAAGGCACGGCCCAGAAGAACATATCTACATTGCTCTTTCttattctttttgtttcttttatttatttttgtttctctttTCCCCCTCCTGAGATCCAGAAACGTTTTATCCAATCACACGGCACAAgaatataaaaattaaaattatgtATAATAAATTCCGCTTTACGGCATCTAATGCTTCATTTCACTTGAGCAGTGCTCCCTCTGATTTCAAATATAAGTCGGTTTAGCCCTTTCAACTTCTTTTTAAATGTAATTCATCCTAGAACTTCATGTATCTTTTACCCTTTTTGCTTAACAAATGCTACCACTCTTACAAATCAATGAGTTATCTATGAAATGTTACAGTCTCACAAAATTGCAGTGGACATTTCCATAGTAGGACATTAGAATTGAATTGAAGACAGGGTAGATTTGAGTTGAAAGCTAAGGGCCTGATTGCTTCGTGTCCATACATTTTATCaccttttttgcaaaatcatgCCTGACACACCTTGGataaaggttttttttttcaaaataaggAGTGAATGACGGATAGGACACTGGGCCAGGAAACTACGTCTAGCCATAACTATGGTAGAGAGCCAAACGGGGCTGCCTAAGAAATTGTGGTGCACCTAAGATTTTGCATTGTTTGATAAGGACCAAATACACCCTGCTTATCTGCTAACGTAGTTTAAGTATTCAATGGTCACCACATGGAATGTTCTACTGGTCAGTGGTCACATGGTGCTTGTTGCAACGGACAATGTCGTATTATGCACGTGTTAAGAGTTTGTGTCATCCAATCCAAATGTTGCTCTACATATCTGAACAAGGCCTAAAGCAACACTCCCGACAGCACTACGGGTAAAGAAGAACATAGCCTTGAAGAGCCACCTCAGTGACCACACGATCCGTGCAAGACGTTTGTTAGTTTGTTACACACCAGTTACCACTTGATGTGCAACAGATGCAGATCGAGTCATTCACGTTACCAAGCGAACTCAGACAAAGCCTGAAGCCATGGAAAATTTCCCAACCCAAACACAGGGCAATTAGAGCAGCGGCAACAAACATGTGAGGATACAATATTGAATATTCACAACCTGGGCAACGGGTTCCTGCGGAACCGAGCACTGAAGACGAGACATGCCAAGATCGCCCAGCCTATACAAGCACCAGGTGCACTTCCTGGACTAAACGAAACAAGAGGGGGCGCCACAAGGTTAGACACCTCAGGTCCACTCACGCAATGGCTGCACCTGGTCCGAGCCTACTCTTACCCCTGATCTAGGTATTTTAGCCACAAAATTAATAGGATAGGAATGGAAGAAATACAGGGTGGAAGACAAAGGATCTATCCAAGAATGCTGCCTGGTGTTAGTGCTGCCATCACTGGAAGTTGCGCATCAACCCACTTCGTGGTGCGTTTCTGCAGGCATGGAACAGAATGAAACGTGATTACAAAAAGAAATATGGTATAATGAGATCGCTTATCAGCAGTCTATAAGACAACACCTATGCTTTTAAAGAATGCACTGTATTAAAAGAAGTAAGAATTCTGCGAACTTAAGATACAATCGTAATATGGCACTTCTATTTTATCACATTAAATAGGACATTACCTGAGGATGCATGGCATGATATGCATGGAGAACTAAAAACTAAGAGAACAGAATATCTGAACATAAAAGTGAAAGTTCCCCGAAATAAAACAAATAACATCCATAGGTTGTGGAGGAAATGATATAATGGGTAGTGGAGAAAAATGATACTATAACATAACTTCTTCCAAGATATTAGGGCTAACAACCAACATCCCAGCATTTCAATAATGTGAAGATCGAAGTTCCATAAAATCTTTGgcattccaaaaaaaaatgtacctTCCAGGAAGCAGCTGTGAACTTCCAGGGCTTTTCGTACCAAGCCGCTTGGCTCTGGTTTCTTGTTCTTTACTGGCACGCATAGCTGCAACATCTTTCTCCATGGCTGCAACCTGTCGTCTCATCTTTTTAGCCTCCACTTCCATtgctttgtttaaggtgtctattttcttttctaaaatCTGCAAGACAACAATAAATAAGCAAACTTCATAATAActaatatatactccctccgctTTTATTTATAAGGCATGATATGACTTGGCGCGGTCTTCCAAATTacagtttgaccattcatttatcttatattatatcgtttatggttataaacttctGATCATTGTAGAATGTAGAGTATATtcaaccatataaaatttacattatgaaaataaaaaattggtagataaattattggtcaaagattgtaaaatttgaatcttgatatgtgtGTGCGCCTTACAAacaaaaacggagggagtaacttaCTATACACAAAAGTGCACAAATAATAAAAGAAATAGCTGCATACCTCAATATTCTCATCTTTATCTTTTAGAATCTGATCCTTTTCATAGCATGACTTTCTCAAAGAAATTACCTCTTTTTGCAGCATATCATACAGGAAACCAGAGACTGTCTCAGCTAAGTTGTTATTTGTggtttcatttcttttctcatCTGCGGTGCTGTCTGCGCTCTCACTAGTTCTCTCATCTACATTTCCCTTCCAATTGTCGGTACTCTCCTTATCTCTAACAGCATCTGTAGATCTGTTCAGTAAATGAGCTCCATTTACACGGACCTTCCCCCTATCTAGTGACCTAGTTCCTCCATCAAATGACTTCGAAGTGCCTTTAGCATGCTTTAGGACCAAGCTGCTGCTTGACAAAAGAGATGATCTTGAATGAAAAGATGGAGACCTCCTTGACAATAGGCCATTTGGTGACAATTTAGACATATTATCAGCTCCGCCAAGTGATAACCGGCGGGAAGGGCCATTGCTAAAGCTCTTCCCTTCCGTAGGTGGCCGATTAGAGCCACTTGGAAGCCCCCTTAGTCCATCTTCTAATACTTTCAGACGTAACTGATATTTTTCCTGAGTTAATAAAGATGCAGTAGTTTAGCTCATCTGAACTACTTCATTTATAAAGATTAAAATACATTATGATACAAAAGCTGTAACAGAGTCCATCTATACATCAAGCTAGAAAGTGTAAGCAAGCAACAAGCAGGACACAACCGGTCTTCTCAATTGTAACAAAAAATAGTTATGCACCTTTAGTTGAGCTTCAGACCGTGCTGTACGTTCTGCAACAGCAAGCTTATCACGAAGTTGTTGCATTTCCC
It includes:
- the LOC101769876 gene encoding MACPF domain-containing protein At1g14780; the encoded protein is MARIREVMGGGEMSGGDGAVAAAVEKAVRCLGRGIDMAGDLRLKHCKDAGGCLVLRSGEKKAAAAAAAKVVVPGFGVVADVPADVKCGKGDRIRFKSDVLEFNKMSEVFNHRNSLTGKIPSGLFNSCFGLECSSWAEDASATKCLAFDGYFISLLDLRLDCRPLALADHVVRDVPAAWDPSAIASFIEKYGTHIVVGLSLGGQDVVYVKQDNSSPLSPSEIKEHLDRLGDQLFTGTCTLPPSNRKSRDHKFKVPEAFNVFDAQVTRQKLEGMIAPVSCKEGVTVIHSKRGGNAAASDHSEWLLTVMAMPEAINFKLVPITSLLKGVTGVGFLSHAINLYLRYKPPKEELRYFLDFQHHRLWAPVNSDLPLGPCSNRQGASPALHFRLVGSKLYVSSSEVIVPRLPVTGMRLHLEGKKNNRLGIHLQHLSNTPTFIKERSAKQPIWRGSEMISDERYYEPVQWRMFAHVCTVPVKYDPRWGSTAGSPSAYIVSGAQLHVKAHDSTNILHLRLLYTELLGYKVVQSKWAHNTVRLSGKGSFLSMSLVASSGAVEEERQPARVHIDSGVFAGGPPVPVGTQRLLKFVETSQVTMGPQDSPGYWLVTGAKLDVEKGKISLHVKFSLLAPVP